A region from the Geobacter benzoatilyticus genome encodes:
- the rpsG gene encoding 30S ribosomal protein S7, producing MPRRREVAKRVIIPDPKFNDRVVAKLVNVIMNGGKKSTAERALYGALDVVSQKTGEEPVKVLKKCLDNIKPTLEVKSRRVGGSTYQVPVEVRADRRVSLAMRWLVKYASDRSEKTVTDKLAGEILDAYNNRGAAVKKREDTHRMAEANRAFAHYRW from the coding sequence ATGCCGAGGAGAAGAGAAGTAGCAAAGCGGGTTATTATTCCTGACCCCAAGTTTAACGACCGGGTTGTTGCGAAACTGGTTAACGTCATAATGAATGGCGGTAAAAAGAGTACGGCGGAGCGTGCGCTCTATGGTGCGCTGGATGTGGTGTCTCAAAAGACCGGTGAGGAGCCTGTCAAGGTTCTGAAAAAGTGTCTTGATAATATTAAGCCGACTCTTGAGGTTAAGTCTCGCAGGGTGGGCGGTTCCACGTATCAGGTTCCTGTTGAGGTGCGTGCCGACCGTCGTGTGTCTCTTGCTATGCGCTGGCTTGTGAAGTATGCAAGTGACCGTTCTGAGAAGACTGTGACTGACAAGCTTGCCGGTGAGATTCTTGATGCCTATAACAATCGCGGCGCCGCGGTGAAGAAGCGTGAGGATACGCACCGCATGGCTGAGGCGAACAGGGCGTTTGCGCACTACCGCTGGTAG